One Tetrapisispora phaffii CBS 4417 chromosome 2, complete genome genomic region harbors:
- the RLP7 gene encoding Rlp7p (similar to Saccharomyces cerevisiae RLP7 (YNL002C); ancestral locus Anc_1.401), which produces MSANLNSNPEVLLRKRRNADRIRLERQEKVKQRQILREKQKRDNKNKFLRFENIAATALASERETERVKRISTVEIKKSMNDVSNLGSVSDFILKITEKTPEQILEEQESGITIEGEEDNLIREKIRYNNEETLIFVVRVDGPLLAKAPQKVQKILTILRLTEKNTGVFVILNKLVFPLLKMIAPYVVIGKPSLSTVRSLIQKRSRILVKDEENPHSANSMKEVILNDNNVIEEQLGSEGIICMEDIIHQIDKMGDKFQTCSFFLQPFRLNQEVSGFSALSKLRRIQVAESQDKLRFKSNSSSAPITEVDIDALIGKMN; this is translated from the coding sequence atgtcagccaatttaaattcaaatccAGAAGTTCTTTTACGTAAGAGAAGAAATGCTGACAGAATAAGATTAGAAAGACAAGAGAAGGTCAAGCAAAGACAAATTTTAAGAGAGAAGCAAAAGAGAGATAACaagaataaatttttaagatttgaaaatattgcTGCTACTGCTTTAGCAAGTGAGAGAGAAACTGAAAGAGTTAAGAGAATTAGTACAGTCGAAATTAAGAAGTCCATGAATGATGTATCCAATCTGGGTTCCGTTTCTGATTTCATCTTAAAGATTACTGAAAAGACACCGGAACAAATTTTGGAAGAACAAGAAAGTGGTATCACAATTGAAGGTGAAGAAGATAACTTAATCAGAGAAAAAATTCGTTATAACAATGAGGAAACCTTAATTTTCGTCGTTAGAGTAGATGGGCCTCTTTTAGCTAAGGCACCACAAAAGGTgcaaaaaattttaactATTTTAAGATTGACTGAAAAAAATACTGGTGTGTTTGTGATTCTAAATAAACTTGTATTCccattattgaaaatgattgCTCCATATGTTGTCATCGGTAAACCATCTTTATCAACTGTTCGTTCTTTAATACAAAAGAGAAGTAGAATCTTAGTGAAGGATGAAGAAAATCCACATTCTGCTAATTCAATGAAAGAAGTTATcttaaatgataataatgtcATTGAAGAACAATTAGGGTCAGAAGGTATAATTTGTATGGAAGACATAATCCATCAAATTGACAAAATGGGTGACAAATTCCAAACCtgttctttctttttacaACCATTCAGATTAAACCAAGAAGTCTCTGGTTTCTCAGCTTTGAGTAAATTACGCAGAATCCAAGTTGCCGAAAGTCAAGATAAACTGCgttttaaatcaaattcCTCTTCAGCACCTATCACCGAAGTCGACATCGATGCACTAATTGGTAAAATGAATTAG